One window of bacterium genomic DNA carries:
- a CDS encoding NADH-quinone oxidoreductase subunit J, which translates to MEGVGSMITFYILAGIAVISAILVVSLRSLVHCVVSLALLLLTLAGLYITLWAEFIALVQVLIYVGAIIVLFLFLIMLTYRISDKGIKQTNEQKSTSAILAGLLLFLLITVLTKTTWNVTPTSEVVNTTAKIGNLLLTTYVFPFELISLVLLACLIGAIVIAKKEEN; encoded by the coding sequence ATGGAAGGCGTTGGTAGTATGATAACATTTTATATCCTGGCAGGAATTGCCGTTATAAGTGCTATTTTAGTTGTTAGTCTGAGAAGTCTGGTGCATTGTGTCGTTTCTTTAGCACTTTTGCTATTGACACTGGCAGGATTATACATTACCCTATGGGCAGAATTTATTGCTCTGGTGCAGGTATTAATCTATGTTGGTGCAATTATTGTCTTATTTCTATTCTTAATTATGTTGACTTATAGAATTTCAGACAAAGGTATAAAACAAACCAATGAACAAAAGAGCACTTCGGCTATTTTAGCCGGACTTCTGTTATTCCTTTTAATCACGGTGCTGACGAAGACAACCTGGAATGTTACTCCCACTTCAGAAGTGGTTAATACTACCGCTAAAATTGGTAATTTGCTTTTAACTACCTATGTTTTTCCTTTTGAGTTAATCTCATTGGTATTATTAGCCTGTCTGATTGGTGCAATTGTGATTGCGAAAAAAGAAGAGAATTAG
- a CDS encoding ATP-binding protein, producing MLNIEIENLRSIKKQIIQIAPITLLYGPNGSGKSTIMHSLAILKNIVLNPNQTTDSFFNLGFSNFGGFEQIVFNHSVEEQIKLGINCEYNSIQVFYRISLSKKNGRFGLIILPWNITLDLEITFPYPTNQQETVDIEGFSITWNGILAQVKSIPTQHITSCSSQELATLLNAHIEIIRKTDFVHLKRGFSKPHYGIVSLAPPVFTEDEVATLLANEPYLEGEVSHYLEQILQKDLRVKMTPGTNLFWLNTLDKTTGLTTELVNDGFGINQVVYLLAKCLYRDTAVVCIEEPEIHLHPKALRNLAYALIRMTKDLKKTIIISTHSEHFVLALLSAVAKKELEPNNLSCYLCTKDNRESKFEYQGINDNGQIEGGLTSFMEGELEDLKDILGVK from the coding sequence ATGTTAAATATTGAAATTGAAAATTTAAGGTCTATTAAGAAACAGATAATTCAAATTGCTCCGATAACACTACTTTATGGTCCAAATGGCTCTGGAAAATCGACGATTATGCATTCCCTGGCAATTCTTAAAAATATTGTTCTTAATCCTAATCAAACTACTGATAGCTTTTTTAATCTTGGATTTAGCAATTTTGGTGGGTTTGAACAAATAGTGTTTAATCATAGTGTTGAGGAACAAATTAAATTAGGAATTAATTGCGAATATAATTCAATACAGGTCTTTTATAGAATTAGCCTGAGTAAAAAAAATGGAAGGTTCGGACTCATAATTTTACCATGGAATATTACACTTGACCTTGAAATAACATTCCCTTATCCTACAAATCAACAAGAAACGGTAGATATAGAAGGATTCTCAATAACCTGGAATGGAATTCTTGCTCAAGTAAAAAGTATACCAACACAACATATAACCTCCTGTTCTTCTCAGGAATTAGCTACTCTACTTAATGCTCATATAGAGATTATCAGGAAAACTGATTTTGTGCATCTAAAACGAGGATTTTCAAAACCACATTATGGAATAGTTTCACTTGCTCCTCCAGTATTTACAGAAGATGAAGTAGCCACTCTTTTAGCCAATGAACCGTATCTGGAAGGTGAAGTCAGTCATTATCTTGAACAAATCCTTCAAAAGGACTTGCGGGTCAAAATGACACCAGGAACTAATCTCTTCTGGCTTAATACCCTTGATAAAACAACCGGATTAACCACAGAATTAGTTAACGATGGATTTGGCATCAATCAAGTGGTTTATTTACTGGCAAAATGTCTTTATAGAGATACGGCGGTGGTATGTATTGAAGAACCAGAAATTCATTTACATCCAAAGGCATTAAGGAATCTTGCTTATGCCTTAATCCGAATGACTAAGGACTTAAAGAAAACAATTATTATCTCTACTCATAGTGAACATTTTGTGTTAGCTCTACTTAGCGCCGTCGCTAAAAAAGAACTTGAACCGAATAATTTATCTTGCTATTTATGCACGAAAGATAACCGCGAAAGTAAATTTGAATATCAAGGGATAAATGATAATGGCCAGATTGAAGGTGGATTGACTTCTTTTATGGAAGGAGAGTTAGAAGACCTTAAGGATATTTTAGGAGTAAAATAG